Proteins encoded together in one Tripterygium wilfordii isolate XIE 37 chromosome 14, ASM1340144v1, whole genome shotgun sequence window:
- the LOC120014085 gene encoding uncharacterized protein LOC120014085 — MSNLTKLEFLPLDVSGENYLSWCDDIETHFVASNLSKIITDGSHESPQDRAKALIFLCRHLREELKSEYLSVKNPLDLWKNLKERYEHQKCVILLNTQFQWTNMRLQDFKTVREYNSAMFRITTRLKLCGITITENDMLEKTYTTFHPSNMLLMQQYRGQKFTKYAELISCLLLAEQNNELLLKNHQSRPTGVVPFLEANAVMYNGRGRGRGGRRGRGRSRWHYCYDRGNFSNTHNALNHQKKFDKFESKQSNPEDLPNKSQKDKEDICYRCGGSGHWSRTCRTPQHLIKLYQESIKGKDFNNDIELNDLTHLDMAHFFDNAEENVDLLVGDGSTQMD, encoded by the exons CCAACCTCACAAAACTTGAGTTCTTGCCTCTTGATGTGTCTGGTGAAAATTACTTATCATGGTGTGATGATATTGAAACTCATTTTGTGGCTTCAAATCTTAGCAAGATTATTACAGATGGAAGTCATGAATCTCCCCAAGACCGGGCTAAGGCGCTAATCTTTCTATGCCGTCACCTTCGTGAAGAATTGAAATCTGAATATCTTTCAGTTAAAAATCCACTTGACTTGTGGAAGAATTTGAAGGAGCGATATGAGCACCAGAAGTGTGTAATCCTCCTAAATACTCAGTTTCAGTGGACTAATATGAGATTACAAGATTTCAAAACTGTTCGTGAATACAATTCTGCTATGTTCAGAATCACTACACGGCTGAAATTGTGTGGTATTACTATTACAGAAAATGATATGTTGGAAAAAACATATACTACTTTTCATCCTTCGAATATGCTCCTGATGCAGCAATATCGAGGACAAAAGTTTACTAAATATGCAGAATTGATTTCATGTCTTCTGTTAGCAGAACAGAATAATGAACTTCTATTGAAAAATCACCAGTCACGTCCTACTGGAGTTGTTCCGTTCCTTGAAGCGAACGCAGTTATGTACAATGGACGTGGACGTGGACGTGGAGGTAGACGTGGACGAGGTAGAAGTCGTTGGCATTATTGTTATGATCGTGGGAATTTTTCTAATACCCACAATGCGCTAAACCACCAaaagaaatttgataaatttgaatCAAAGCAATCAAATCCTGAAGATTTACCAAATAAGTCCCAGAAGGATAAGGAAGATATATGTTATAGATGTGGTGGTTCGGGGCACTGGTCACGTACTTGTCGTACACCTCAgcatttgattaaactttatCAAGAGTCAATCAAAGGGAAAG ACTTTAATAATGACATTGAGTTAAATGATTTAACTCATCTTGATATGGCTCATTTCTTTGATAACGCTGAGGAGAATGTTGACCTTCTAGTTGGGGATGGATCTACGCAGATGGATTAA